The Montipora foliosa isolate CH-2021 chromosome 1, ASM3666993v2, whole genome shotgun sequence genome has a window encoding:
- the LOC138012368 gene encoding uncharacterized protein, whose protein sequence is MPGKPTKVRNEGDARPAIKRTREGSSQTDDEADSTILERLAAIEEKLSTILQLVPELEGYKCRLNNLEEENKSLQESLEYVHAENEDMKKKVDILTSKEESSCIEQERLRVEHDELCRRHIKLESHGRRDNITFFGVKEKSHESNADTEEELRDFLRSKLKIPSSDEAQINFERVHRINTRASDNKKPRPIIAKVSQYQDKNFIKSFIKNLPKGSKYGISDGYPKEIDEIRKKLYPVLKAAKKEKKSAYFNVDKLIIDDQIYRGPETANLPLYGRIMSS, encoded by the coding sequence ATGCCCGGAAAGCCAACGAAAGTGCGAAACGAAGGAGATGCAAGACCAGCAATCAAGCGCACCCGAGAAGGAAGTTCCCAAACGGACGATGAGGCTGACTCCACCATCTTGGAAAGGCTCGCCGCTATTGAGGAGAAATTGTCCACAATACTCCAATTAGTTCCCGAACTCGAAGGTTATAAATGCCGCCTCAACAATCTTGAAGAAGAAAATAAGAGTTTGCAAGAAAGTCTAGAATACGTTCATGCCGAGAATGAAGACATGAAGAAGAAAGTTGACATTTTAACTTCAAAGGAAGAATCCTCTTGTATCGAACAAGAACGCTTACGCGTGGAACATGACGAGCTTTGCCGTCGACACATTAAACTGGAATCTCATGGCAGAAGGGATAATATTACATTTTTCGGCGTTAAAGAGAAGAGTCATGAATCCAACGCTGATACGGAGGAAGAATTAAGAGATTTTTTGAGATCTAAACTGAAAATTCCATCTAGCGACGAGGcgcaaattaattttgaaagagTCCATAGAATCAACACAAGAGCGTCCGATAACAAGAAACCGCGTCCTATTATTGCCAAGGTTTCCCAATATCAGGATAAAAACTTCATCAAGTCGTTTATTAAAAACCTCCCAAAGGGCTCAAAATACGGAATAAGCGATGGCTATCCTAAAGAAATCGACGAGATAAGGAAGAAGCTGTATCCGGTCCTTAAGGCAgcgaagaaagagaaaaaatcaGCCTATTTCAACGTTGATAAACTCATCATTGATGATCAAATTTATCGGGGACCAGAGACAGCTAATTTACCTCTCTATGGACGCATAATGAGCAGTTGA
- the LOC138012395 gene encoding uncharacterized protein → MIINCNGLKGPSRFSEFQVLLDFHKPDIIFGSESKLDCEVPTYSVFPPTYSVLRKDRNRNGGGVFVAIKSEFVCEEKPTFGRDCEIIWSTVKIGNCKTLHLASYYRPPNSPHDALEQFSDSINCVFESSKHHPNIIVAGDFNLGDINWSAEVPFATNQATSTQHNRLLRITEDFSLTQHVKCLTRPTSAKTLDLLFSSYPHVISEVHSVPGMSDHLAILFHINVKVTRSLKPPHKVFEGLRKTMSGCAETFFASAPQNFAVEDNWSLFKTTLTQAMLNYIPQRRSSKLPWITPEIKRQMRKKDRLHKKALRYQNPDHWVEFRKQRNLVSRLVKESRSDYLNNIIGASLQENPKKFWSYVRSCKSETIGIPPLRYGNNLFSSDKSKAEALNSYFFSVFTQEKQPIPTKPTSPYNLISDIDISTYGVYKQLLQLNPRKACGPDEIPARVLKELAPSVASWLSFIFQQSYDTGAVPSDWTKALVTAIHKKDSKSNPANYRPVSYFLML, encoded by the coding sequence ATGATCATTAACTGCAACGGCCTTAAGGGTCCATCTCGTTTCTCTGAATTTCAAGTTCTCCTTGATTTTCATAAACCTGATATCATCTTTGGCAGTGAATCCAAGCTTGACTGTGAAGTGCCGACATACTCTGTCTTCCCACCTACCTATTCTGTGCTTAGAAAGGATCGAAATCGTAATGGAGGAGGTGTGTTCGTGGCGATTAAGTCTGAGTTTGTCTGCGAGGAAAAGCCTACCTTTGGAAGAGATTGCGAAATCATCTGGTCAACAGTTAAGATCGGTAACTGTAAAACTCTCCACCTAGCATCCTACTACAGACCACCAAATTCTCCCCATGATGCCTTGGAACAATTTTCAGATTCCATAAATTGTGTTTTTGAATCCTCTAAGCATCACCCCAATATAATAGTGGCAGGTGACTTTAACCTGGGAGATATCAACTGGTCCGCCGAGGTCCCATTTGCTACCAACCAAGCTACCTCGACTCAACATAATAGGCTGCTTCGGATAACAGAGGACTTCTCACTCACACAGCATGTGAAATGCCTTACTCGTCCAACATCTGCAAAAACCTTGGatttattattttcatcatACCCCCATGTTATCTCTGAAGTCCATTCTGTTCCTGGAATGAGTGATCATCTGGCAATTCTTTTCCATATAAATGTTAAAGTTACAAGATCATTAAAGCCCCCACACAAGGTTTTTGAAGGCTTAAGGAAAACCATGTCTGGTTGTGCAGAGACTTTCTTTGCTTCAGCTCCACAAAACTTTGCTGTAGAAGATAATTGGTCTCTCTTTAAAACTACACTTACACAGGCTATGCTAAATTACATTCCTCAAAGACGTTCTTCCAAGCTCCCTTGGATAACCCCTGAAATCAAACGCCAAATGAGGAAGAAAGATCGATTACACAAGAAAGCTCTTCGCTATCAGAATCCAGACCACTGGGTGGAGTTTAGGAAACAACGGAACCTTGTTTCAAGACTTGTTAAAGAATCTCGTAGCGATtacttaaataatattattggagCAAGCCTTCAGGAGAACCCCAAAAAATTTTGGTCTTATGTCAGATCTTGTAAATCAGAGACCATTGGTATACCCCCTCTGCGATATGGCAATAACCTGTTCTCTTCTGACAAAAGTAAAGCCGAGGCACTTAATTCTTACTTCTTCTCAGTATTTACTCAGGAGAAACAACCAATTCCTACTAAACCTACCTCTCCGTATAATCTAATTTCTGACATCGACATTTCAACTTATGGGGTATATAAACAACTTCTTCAACTAAACCCAAGAAAAGCTTGTGGCCCGGATGAAATTCCAGCTCGCGTCCTTAAAGAACTGGCCCCATCTGTTGCATCTTGGCTTAGTTTTATATTCCAACAGTCCTATGACACAGGTGCAGTACCCTCAGACTGGACTAAAGCCCTGGTTACAGCTATTCATAAAAAAGATTCAAAGTCAAACCCTGCTAATTATCGCCCTGTCTCTTACTTCCTTATGTTGTAA
- the LOC137976786 gene encoding uncharacterized protein, giving the protein MAFADISLEEALVLEAYDEDILDEEETLLAFELLDKSKDPILHRNYARFDLNQFDETECEEMFRFSKEDIPRLAEALRLPDKFTGYQGTTCDSIEGLCLLLRRLAYPCRYVDLIPPFGRAKQEISIISNLVLDTIYSVHRHLLNTFTAPWMSPRNLAAYCEAIHDKGATLDNCWGFVDGTVRPICRPGRSQRLVYNGHKRVHSLKYQSVVAANDLIVNMYGPVEGKRHDARIFVESGLQHQLQLHSFDGHGRPLCIYGDPAYPVTLHVQGPFKGAHLNNAQKDFNASMSRVRVAVEWPFGGITEYFAFVDFKKNMKLYLQAVGKLYLVSTILYNARVCLYGSTTSKFFDIEPPILEDYLGFI; this is encoded by the exons ATGGCGTTCGCCGACATCTCGTTAGAAGAAGCTCTAGTTCTTGAAGCGTATGACGAAGACATTTTAGATGAAGAAGAAACTCTGCTGGCGTTTGAATTGCTGGATAAATCAAAAGACCCGATATTGCACAGAAACTACGCCAGATTTGATTTAAACCAATTTGACGAAACGGAATGTGAAGAAATGTTTAGATTCTCTAAGGAGGATATACCTCGACTTGCAGAAGCCCTCAGATTGCCAGATAAATTCACAGGCTATCAGGGTACAACATGTGACAGTATTGAAGGATTGTGTTTGCTTTTACGCCGCCTGGCTTATCCCTGTCGCTATGTAGACCTAATTCCTCCGTTTGGCCGTGCAAAACAAGAGATTTCCATCATTAGCAACCTAGTGCTCGATACCATCTATTCAGTGCATAGACACTTGCTAAACACCTTTACCGCTCCCTGGATGAGTCCCAGAAACTTAGCTGCATACTGCGAGGCCATTCATGACAAAGGTGCGACCTTAGATAATTGCTGGGGCTTTGTGGATGGTACG GTAAGGCCAATTTGCAGACCTGGGAGAAGTCAAAGATTGGTATACAATGGACATAAAAGAGTCCACTCCCTTAAATACCAATCAGTTGTAGCAGCAAATGATCTCATAGTGAATATGTATGGCCCTGTGG AGGGCAAGAGACATGATGCCAGGATATTTGTGGAGTCTGGATTGCAACATCAGCTTCAGTTACATTCATTCGATGGACATGGCAGGCCCTTATGCATATATGGGGACCCAGCATACCCAGTTACACTCCATGTCCAAGGCCCTTTTAAAGGAGCACACCTTAATAATGCACAAAAAGACTTCAATGCTTCAATGAGTAGAGTTAGAGTAGCAGTAGAATGGCCATTTGGAGGAATAACTGAATATTTTGCATTtgttgattttaagaaaaacatgAAACTGTACTTACAAGCAGTAGGTAAACTGTATCTCGTTAGCACCATTTTGTATAATGCCAGAGTTTGCCTTTATGGCTCCACAACAAGCAAGTTTTTTGATATTGAACCGCCCATATTAGAGGATTACTTGGGATTCATATAA